TCCAAGTACAAGGTCCAGTTCTCCTGCCATTTTGTGACTCCCTCAAACAGCTCTTTGTGGTCCTCATAATACGTCTTCAGGGTCTTGACCTCAGCTTCGTGCAGGTTGAGAAGCTCCTCGGTGAAATCAtctgtggaaagaaaacatccaTTGAGACTCACTCTCAACTGTATATGTTCAGTGAAAGGACTTTGTGATTAAATTACAGCCACTCACCATCATGATATGGAACAAAAGCCTGCTGCTGTTCTTGGCTGTAGAAGCATCGCGCCCACAAAAGGACAATCTCAGCTCTGATGGCCTCAATGACACTTTTCATGCTCTGCATTTTCAGTACCTCTAGACGCTGGACCTCAACCTGGAGCTGGAAACACAACATACCCACTATTACAACTTATTCTGGAAAGGTTAAGTAGTTCTTAGTGAAAGAGCACATTACTGCATTGTCTGAAAATATTCATCAGTGAGGTAAATGTCCACATAAAGTATTTCTTACTGCCTcgatgtttttcttctttgactTGACCATATGCTCTGAGAAtgcttccctctcctcttgGGGAATCTGAAGTCTTTTCCACAGCTCCTGGATCTTAGTGCGCAAAGCTGAACAGCGTAGCTCAATCTCAGTCTTGCGTTCTTGTAGCTGGTGGGAAATCATACATTCAttataatatgatataatacATAATACTGTTGAATGTCAAATTATAGCTTCACGTTAACAAACATCCAGatgaaaatatcacaaactTACCTGACTGAGGAGTTGTTTAAGAGCAGCAATGTTGTCGTTTGACAGACAAAAAGCATCCTCATCTTCACACATCACATCCATCTCAAAACTGGTCTCTGGGCTCTGCTCCAGATCATCCATGCGTGCAATAATTTCCTTCTTTACGCTTACAAATTCATCATGACGACGCTCCTGAAAGACAGTCACAAGTAAGACATTTTAcaacccattaaaaaaaattaaaaagtaagtgagtaagaaagaaataaagtcaGTAAAACCTTCTCTTTGGTCAAATCATCAAGGTAAGCATGATATGTCTCAAGTTGCTTCAGTGATGGGATGGAGTCCTGGTCAATGCAGAAAGGAGTGGTGCACATAATATCACACAGCTCACGGTCTTTGACAATGAGGCCTTTTAGCTCTTCCATTCTTTGTTTCTTGTGCTCCTTCATCACCTCCAGACGCGTGCGGCTGTTTTTCTCCATCTGCAGCATAGTgcagccttcctcctcctttggAGAAGTGCCAGAGGGTTAGTCCAAACATGTCAGCAATTTTCTcaggtgaaaagaaaagaataatatATTTCACAAACATGACTGTACCTCAAATGGGGGAAGCTGAAGTTCAGTGCACAAATGATTAAGTTCCTTGAGACAAGACTCTATGCTTTTCACTAATCTCTTCTTGAGCTCTTCTTCCTCAGCGATCATTAGGTCCAGCAAACCctgtatgacaaagaaaataaaaatgtgttggcCTGTTAGTTCTGTAAAGTCAACAATGTGACTTCAATCAATTCAAATTGACGTGAGACTCACTTTAATGTGCTTGTGAACATCGTTAGTTCTCTGTAGGCGCTGCTCCTCTGGGATCCCGATTTCCTCCCAGATATCCTGCAACCTGACCAGTGCTCTGTTGAGATAGGCAACAGACTCTGCTGCGTGGACTTCACtagaagacaaaaaaacaaaaaacaagtgtaAGTGTGGGTCAGTGGGTTTAAACACCTGTTCCAAGTCAAACCAGTCCAGTATCAACGTTAACGAGGGTTTTTAAAATCAAGCAGCAGGTCTATTATTAGCAGAgagctgctaacgttagctactgCCGACGTTTTGGCACAGCAGAACATGTAAGGTGAAATAGTATCATCGTTTAGGTAGCATTAGATTaacagaaacatgaaattaCCATTCAAAATGACTCATTGCAGCATGTACAGACAGCTACTCCACCCCAGCGTCTGatacaagctgtgtgtgtgttagctttATCTAAACTGGCTAAACAGGAAACCAGTTTGCTAACTGAATAAAGTACTGTTAACGTGGACAATTGAGACCCCAATTAATTAAGATGTTAAGTACTAACCTCACTCGCATGTTGCCACTGCGGACAGCcaacctttatttaaaaaaaacaaaacaatcccCTTAACTTAAAGCGGTCTGTCGACGGTTGCCCGGCTGCCGTTCCGTTTGTCGACTCGACGGCGTTTGAAATTTGCACCGAAACAACGTctgcgctctgattggctgaacgACCTGacatcacaggaaacagctctGGGGGGCGGCTCTTATTTTTGTCgattaagaaaacaaataataaataatcaacaATTATGACAAAATCCAATTCGtaaagctgttgtttttttttttgtttttttgtttgttacagtAATTTTATTTACTAATAATAGCTATTAGTAGAGACGAGGAAAAAACATGTTCTTACCTGgggatatttttaaaaatcagatgaGTGAAGAAAATATCGCACAGGTGTTATCCTGTTAATTCGGTTACTATAAAATATAGGTTCAGTGTTGTCCCTCTTTGATGAAACTATAACTAATCTCTCTTGGGACTGTACCTTTGATCAGACTTTTTGGTTTGACTGTAGTAATCTTTGAAATGGAAAATTAGATACTCAGCTCAGgtactgattttattttattttgatttgttacCAATGAAATGCCTGTCAAGTGAATGAATGTCATTCTGATTTCTTTACTAGGAAAGTTCTAGATACACTCCAGCAGATTTGCAAAACAGAAACCCaactttattttctgtcctACTTCCTACCTGgacacactgaaatactgcaCAAACTCTAAAGCTGTGCAACTGCAGCCTTAtagactaaaataaaaatgaaaaaactttctgcacttaaaaaaaatctaaactccTGGTTGCAAATCCTAAGAAAGTGAAGTTatgattaacattttttttgctgtcatGTTGTAGAAGTATTGTATTGTTGTcaagtcaaataaaacattacaggTTTTTGTGAGgtattaaactgaataaattataGCTAGCCTTAACTGTAATATTAGGCTATACAATATTTCCTTTACAGGAAGGGTGGGGGCCTATAACCTGTCTGCTATGGGATCTATCTCCAATCTGTCTATGATCATAtattacatgattttttttctctcagtctatGCCTGAGTTTTATCTTTGCATCTACTGTCTATCCTCTTTCCAGGCCTCCATACAACACAGCAGATTTTGTTGTCAAGGTCCTGCCAGTTTCCCATCTTTCATAGGTACAGATGGACTCCATGTGTCGTTAACATCTTTTTCATCTGTGCGTGAAGTGCAAGGTTGAATTATTTCTCTGTAGTTGTGATTTTGTAGCTCTAGGCTGTATGCTGAAACAACTTTATCAGGTAAATGaacctctgtctttgttgtttttcttggttGTATGCTGTaattctctctgtcttttactACAGTTGTCTACTGTCTACCCCGTGCTCTTTTAACAAGGCTAAAAAATTGCTATGTGTACATGTACACTGTGAGTCAGAGTCAGTTTTGTCCTTGTTTAGAGATGTACTCAGTTTATCTGAGTAATTTCACAGAAAGAAtacaacatatttatttacacacGCTCATGACAAAAcgtaaaaacatttgaatttgtgtttttttaagctgtCCCTGATCTTTAATCATCATTTAATCCTTAAACACAGGCAGACAAACTTCATTTGAGTCTGAAATAAAGCAATTTACAAATGCCATAGAGGAAGTGCACTGGCATCACAAATAAATAAGTAAGAAAACTTGgtagaaaaacaaagtaaaattgCAAATGTACAGGCAAATTCAATCTTGGCTACTTTAGTGATTTCAGCATGATAAAAGACAGCCTTTGTTCCCTCATCAGTGTGAATACTGACGTAAATAGAGGTTCCTCAGCACTTCCTCACTGAACTGGTAGGTTAGCTtcttctttacttttttaatcTCTCCAGTTTTACCATAGTTCCTCAGAGCTCGAGCCATTTTTTGATAGGTCATCTTTTTACGGTTTCCCTTCTGAATACCCCAGTGACTGGCCAGagcttctttgtgttttgtggagAACTGGAAGATGCCTTTGTCCTGGTCCACCCACCAGATGCTGTCACTCATGTCCCCATTTCTTAGCAAGTCCAGGAGGAACTGGTACAGGCGGATTTTCTTCTTGTTGTCTGGAgtggaaaatatgaaaatatgttttttctggTACCAATTTTTACATGCCTCAATATGACTTTTTGGATTTGATGTCAGAAGAAAATTTACAATGGAAAATGCTCACTAATGTCTTTCCTGAAGGAGGAGTGGTTGTGGTCTTCAAATTCATCTTCCCCTTCTGATACCTCAAGCGGGGGACTGATTCCTCTTTGTTCCTCCTCTGAGTAGTAATGGCCGGGCGAGGCGGAGGGTTGGTACTGGTAGCACAGGGATGGGTTGTAGTATGGGATCTTTAGGAgaaattttttaaaacatgtcatagtTCAGGATTACACAGAGACGAGACAAAGCTGCAgtattttttggttttgcaaTTATTCACCATCTGACATTTTCGTTTAAACACAGTCATTGTAGAAAAAGAGGAAGTAGCTCTGCCAAAATAGAATTCAGTGCTCAGTAAGACCACGTGGTGTAGATgacatttcagtgaaaatatCCCCGTCTGTCCACATCATGCACTGTATTTGCACTTGTATatacacttgtgtgtgtgtatatatatatatatatatatatatctgtgtgtgtgtgtgtgtgtaaaaaatcTGGAAAAAACTAATTGAGAATGTGACTGATAGAATAATGAATTGTGAAAATAAGCATCAATAGCAGCCataattgacatttttatttcaaatcaaGTCAAGCCAAACAATTTACCCATAATTTTCACTTATAATGGAAAAAAAGGCTGTGTCAGATCAGTGCCAGGCATACCCAAATATATTTTGAACAATTATTAGTTTTTCTTGTGAGATTCCTTTTATGCTTGGCATCCTTATACTTGTTAAGATTTGACCACAGTGAGTAAATGTCTCCTCACACAGGGGAAATAGTGAGTAATCTATGTGAATCACATTATGCAGTAACACTTGACGTAAAGATTTTCACCACTGCCTgctaataataatcataataataatggagGCTTTGGTTGAGAGCATGTAATACTTCCTGGTCAGTGTGCATACATAGCTGTATTTCAAATAACATATGTAGAGTTGTGTCTTTTTATACTGGTGCTATCATTGACATGAACCCACCTGtggtgacacagagagaggtgcAAGTGGAGGCTCCAGGTGAAGGGGCAGAGACTCACTGCTGTAGCGGTAGGGTTGTATCAGCTGTtgaggagacacagactgaagctCTGTGAGGTGATTGACTGGTGAGTTTTCAAAGTCTGACGGCTGGACTCGCTCAGAGTGGAAGGTCCATCTATGGTCTGAAAAGTGACAGTAGTTTAAGCTCTCAGGCCTCTAGTGGTtcacctccttctctttttttctcttatagTTTGATCTAGTTTTCGTACCTTCATAAATCTCCCCTACATTAGTGAGGTAGGGGTACAGCTCTGCAGGTGGTCGGTAATTCTCAGGCTCGTTGGGAATAATTTCCTGTGAAGGCtttggaggggaaaaaacatatatttttgtcattgaGAAAGTACAcatttgtgtctctttgctCTGCCAAAATTATGTCACATATGAACATTAGTTGTTATACTAGACACACCAGATCACCAGGTACAATGCATCAGTTCATAGATAAAGCTGGGTTTACTTTATGTCAAGAGTTACTTTCCCAAATTtccagacacatacacatacacataaacaaatcTCCAGAAGtatgtctttctcttcttctgagATATACACAATTAATCAGTAAATGATAAAGGTAAAGATACACTAACTGTAATatatcacattaaaaataaaaacagctataGAAAGACATGGAATAAACAGTAAGACATCCTCTCACTGTCACAAACTACAACCAAAAAGACTGAAATACCAGATTTGTTCTGTTAAGAAGTCAAACATGAAACAGTAAAGCGGTGGCACTTACAGATGACATGACATAGCCGTCCATCATATAAACAAGGCAGCATGAGAATCTTGGTTCTTGAGGCTGGCGATGAATGTTAACTTTTTCTTATTGCTTCACTGACAAACACGCAATGTTGCTGAGCACTGACTTCACCAGACAAATGGGAACTGAAAGTGAGAAATAAGTTGGAGCCTATGCAGTCTACCTTCCCATCATCCAATTATCAGATTTATATGTTCTGGTAGTTCCTGATGGCAGAGTGTCATGTATGAGCCAGTCATACTTACATCTGTTTCCTGCATCTCTAATAGGTATACCTGTACAGTAAAAGAGTAGATTATAAGCAACTGCAGTGTATCTATAATTATTTGAAATATTGTTATTAAAGTCCAGGAAAAGTAATAGCAGTAATAGctgtgggaaaatgtttttcccTCAAACCGAGATATGTTTTTGAGGCTTTATAACCTTTGTATTTATGAGAGAAGTTACACTAGATTAGACGTCAATTATCACATATATTCAGTGAGTGTTTTCTCGTATGTTTCAACTTCCCTCCCTCTTCAGTTGAAACAGTTCAAAAAGCTAAAATTATATTGTTATGTAATTCAACACTTCATAGTCAAGTAGAAAAATCTGGCTTTTCTAAACCTGCTGTGCAGGAAAATACTATCTACTTTGTTTTCTTACTATCAATCACAACAAATCCCCTGTATGATTTATTCATGTAGGAATTTTTTAAAGAGTTACTGCACACAGGAGCTGAAACCAAAAGTGAAGTTTGGAATTAGGCTTGTTCCCCTTTTAGTTGGGCATTATGGTTTCAATTGAGGAAGTACTGACCATGAGAATGAAACCAGtgaaaacatgactgaaatgTCCGCAGCCACTGCGTCCCTATAACTTGTTTGTGTCTTAATATTTTCCCCTCCAGAAAAATGTGGAATAAAACCAAGATCATATCTGTCATGATTAGACATCCTATAGAAGTTGAACATGAGACATAATTAACACCTGACACTTAAACCCTACAAGATGCTGTTTGATTGTGGTTACACAAGCACCTTTTCACatgagatgatcagtgtgagGCTGTCAGTTTTAATATGTTTGGCTCTGTTTGAGATGGAAAGTTACCAGAAGCAATCTGTTGGATGTGATGAAACAGTTTCCTGCacacaagagagagaagatgaggcCCTATGTGGGGTTTaatctgctctgtctctcagtgtttcATAACTGAACACgagacaacagcagctgaggtgATACAGGAGGTggtctatttaaaaaaaaaaaactgagtggGGGGTTTACTTCCTCTAGTAGGACTATGTCAAACTTCGGCAGTCTTTTCCTGCAGATCATCCACAGTACAGTAAGTGCAGGCCTGGGGCTTGTTGTGCTTTCAAATATTTGCTCTGTCTCCATCTACTGGAAAAGAAATGTTGGACTGGCCAGTATCTAGGCTAGACTGAGTTCAGAGGCATAGAGGAGACAACCAAAATAGATCGTCGAGGCCCAAATTTATTTATCCTCCGCCTCGGAATTTGGCTCCTTTCGGCGATGGTTGACAAATCAGAGAAATGAAGACTTCGGGGGGGATTTCTCTGCGTTTCAGATTCCCTTGTGTTGCTGAATTTCCTCCCCACCTcagacactgacagcagcagcagcagcagccaggagCAGGAATCCTGCTGTCCCGTGGAATTATCACGGCACCGAGGCGAGATATTACGCATGGAACATGGCTGCTATGAGGACTTTAACCGTGGCAGGTCTCTTTTTGGCGTTTTGCGCTCTGGGGCTGATAGCTGTGGCGATCAGCACTGACTACTGGTACGAGACTGACGCGAGGAGGCACCGGGAGCGCTGCAAGAATTATTCAAACAAAAGAAACGACCCCGGCTACATTTACATCTCCAACAACAACCTCCCGCTTCGCATGTTGCCAAAGGAGAAAAATGTGGAGAGGAAGGGCTCCAGTGTCAGCGGCGAAATGCTGCTGCGGGCCAAGCGGCACTTCTTGCCTCCTGCCCCGGCCATGGAGTCCCTCTGCAGTCGGCAATTCAACTCCACCATCACTGGGCTGTGGAGAAAGTGCCATCGAGAGGGATTTGACTTGGAGACAGAGGATTTGATctttaaaggtttgtttttatagggtggtggtggtgggggtcaTATTTTTTAGAGAtctaatgtgtttattttgaacGTTTCTGTTCTGCGAGGCGCTATCCCTAAGTACTTTGTGCACGAATGCGCTATCCaaggtgctgctgctgcgcaCAGACCCTCAAGGCCTACGCAGCACAACACCGAGTACAGTTACAATGCGATCGACGTGCAGTGTTATTTTCCCGGCACAAAGGGGCAAGCTGTAGTAACAGAAGCCTCGAGATGCGTACAATAAGCTACTCTACAATGgtgtgggtggatgggtgggtggtggtggaggggggggtagtagcttttttttttgggagggggtgggggtggcagCAGAGAGCCTTGTGATATCctcttcatctcatctcagCAGCGGCATCctctttgtgttgtttacatCCACAGGATTGGTTCCGCGCTGCACGCCAATAAAATACTACTACTCCTCATCAGCGCTCCCCAGAAATCTGCCAATCAACCTGACGAAGACAATAAGGCAGGATGAGTGGCACGCGCTCCGTGAGTTCCCAAAacgctttatttatttatttatttatttcataatcTGATGAATTCATGAGGAGAAAAGTTGTAAACGCTGTCTTGTTCCTCTGGATGCTGTGCAGACCTCCAGAGGATGACCGCCAGCTTCATAGGTATGGCCATATCCATCATCCTGTTCGGCTGGATCATAGGCGTGCTGGGCTGCTGTAAGGAGCATGATCTGATGCAGTATGTCGCTGGACTTCTCTTCCTCATGGGAGGTAAGATGCACTTTACATAAAGAGCACTACCCTGAATCACCACAGAGGGGCAGTAAGGGTCTTTATCAATGAGAGAGGTTGGTGAGGTGATGCATTAGAGGAGATGAAATTGGGTTGCTGTCatgtctgactgtttttttcctccctccctctctggcaGGGACATGCTGCATAATCTCTCTTTGCACATGTGTGGCTGGGATCAACTTTGAACTGTCCCGCTATCCTCGCTACATGTTTGGCATACCGGAGGACATCAGTCACGGTTATGGCTGGTCCATGTTTTGTGCGTGGGGTGGACTGGGCCTCACATTGCTGGCCGGTTTCCTGTGCACACTCGCTCCTTCCCTCTACCCTCCACACACCCCTGTGGTGCACAAGCCCAGGCAGGAGAACGGCTGCGTCTGACAGGCCGCCGCACATCTAACAGACACCTGTCTCATCCTGAAACGCTGACGAGCCCCTGTTCCACAGACAGTTTTACCCAGGGactcagagcagagaaagagagagggagagagagagagagagagagagagccttcACATGGCACAGAGAAAGCACAGGACACTGGCTCTCACTCacatgaaaatgacatgaaaaagaGGTGACATTTGACTGAAGACGATTTCAGTTCCTCTGGTGCTTTTTTTCCGTCCATCTTTATGAATGAACTGTTCAGTGTTATTGCTTGCTCTTCAAGAGGAGAATAGTTATACAAATTTTCTTCCTGTACAATCTGCTAgtttgagaagaaaaaaagagaaaaagaaacactggcAGAAGACCCATAGCACAACTTTGAAATCTGTCTTGATCAAACTATGGATGTGTACTGTCACATTTCAAAGGGCAACTGTGTATCATTATGTACCCATTCAAAACAAGATATGTACATGTACTTTTTAAATTGTATGTATGCAGATGCATTTGTGTTTATCCAAGGAAAAATATGAGCATTAAGACCAAACTGTGTTTGAgggaaatgttttgttgttcttgaGGTCCTACCCcatcaaaatatttttgaaaaataaaacaaccatGCAAAAGTAATTTCGTCTTGTGTAACACTGAACAGACATCATTTAAACTTGTTTGTGGTTGTCTTTCCCCTTGCATTATGACATGAGTTCATTGGTAtaccagcagagagagaggcctGCTAATGGAGTCAGAACTTTTACtgcatcactttttaaaaaagcagctgtttatatttctgttagTGTTACGGGCGTCTGTTTTATGCAACCACTTCAACATTTAAATGTTCGTGGCCAAAGCCTGAGTCAGTGACCAACTGAgtgacaaaactgacaaaaataaaaagatccaaataaaacagaacagaaaaagtGAAGTAAGTGTCTGCTGTGCGTTACAGTGAAACAACCCTCCTTTTATAAACACCAAAGATccataaaaagcagaaaattcaGATAACTACACCAAAAGCTCTCGGATCATAAAACATACTGACAGCTGCACAGATTTGCATTTGTATCCTGACTGACTGATTCAACAGGTTTTATGTTTTCCATTGACAACATGCATTCCAGTGACAGTGAGCTGTAATTACTTTCCCACAACTTGAGAGAACAACTATGAGAAAATTAGGTCTTTTGACATCTAATTGAATTGCTGGCTTCACTGAGGTTTCCTGaggtttctcctctcctcagtatTGCCTCTTTACTACTGTATTGCTCAAATTATTCTTTTTGGAGAGTTATTATATGTAGCTGCagctttacttaagtaaaggggtgcacaggaaaaaaaacattacaatgatgtttttaaaatgtaaatataaaatgtattttcattgtaAAGAATGGTTcctttttagtgttttataGTTGCTGCATTGAACTGAACTCTCTCTGGTAACAGTGACACATAATCCTACATGTTCTATATGTGCccactgcattaaaaaacattGGTAGGTAGGCTAATTTCTCAGCATCTTCCGGCCAAGTTATAGTATGAGACTATAGTGTTCAATTATGAATTCAGCAACTGTgatatttctacttttactaAAGAAAAAGATACATTTATGCCGCTGTGTCTGAGTGCACATTAGACTGTCTGTTAGTCTGCTTCTATTCTGTTTTGTCAATCGACACTCACCATGAAAGTTCAACCTTGAAAAGAGCAGTATGACAAACTAATCTTACCTCAGTGTCCACATACTAGTTTTTTCCATAGCTTTCGGTCccatctcatggtcttcatcagaggATGAACTTTGCTCCATGGAAGTTTTCTCAGCTGTCACAGAGTTGGCCTGCTGATGAAGATTATTAGATATGGTTAAAACCTCAGGAGAAATCAGGTATATCATCAGCATTATTCTGTCAAATTCATTCTATTTTTATTCAAGTAGGAACAATGACCAACTTCTGTCtttaaattcaaacaaagactcagaaaatgtttcagagGCAGATGTAGCTTAAGGATGGTAATACTATTGGCAGTGGGGGTAGTTGTAAAGTAGTATTCACTGCAGTGATAATTATATCAGGACTAGTTGCTGTTGTAGTATTCAGATCGCTCTCATTCGTTCTAATAATACCAACACTACAGAGGCATGTGGTTTTGGGGCTTTGTGCTCTGCATGGAGAGGGATCAGTGTGTCCTCAGGTCAGCTCTGGTCTGCATTCCTGACCTT
Above is a window of Lates calcarifer isolate ASB-BC8 linkage group LG10, TLL_Latcal_v3, whole genome shotgun sequence DNA encoding:
- the LOC108876687 gene encoding protein regulator of cytokinesis 1 isoform X1, translated to MSHFECEVHAAESVAYLNRALVRLQDIWEEIGIPEEQRLQRTNDVHKHIKGLLDLMIAEEEELKKRLVKSIESCLKELNHLCTELQLPPFEEEEGCTMLQMEKNSRTRLEVMKEHKKQRMEELKGLIVKDRELCDIMCTTPFCIDQDSIPSLKQLETYHAYLDDLTKEKERRHDEFVSVKKEIIARMDDLEQSPETSFEMDVMCEDEDAFCLSNDNIAALKQLLSQLQERKTEIELRCSALRTKIQELWKRLQIPQEEREAFSEHMVKSKKKNIEALQVEVQRLEVLKMQSMKSVIEAIRAEIVLLWARCFYSQEQQQAFVPYHDDDFTEELLNLHEAEVKTLKTYYEDHKELFEGVTKWQENWTLYLELDRKANDPARFNNRGGNLLKEEKQRSDLQKSLPKLEKSLKAQIDAWEQEHGKEFLVNGQKFLEYVQQQWDHHHSEKEKEKLERQLKKTKQTQEDMLYGTAVRTPSKRRIAGTPTPGKVRKLIGTSTISTPNSFLSSGLGGTMCQSSIQKPPLSASKGFGLRTPGHGKTPRALDRNKENISHLNRNTPSGALRSQDTQDHTFTFNSIAASYSDFARDLSKAAKSNVKSGLLNSTVSHH
- the LOC108876687 gene encoding protein regulator of cytokinesis 1 isoform X2, translated to MRVSEVHAAESVAYLNRALVRLQDIWEEIGIPEEQRLQRTNDVHKHIKGLLDLMIAEEEELKKRLVKSIESCLKELNHLCTELQLPPFEEEEGCTMLQMEKNSRTRLEVMKEHKKQRMEELKGLIVKDRELCDIMCTTPFCIDQDSIPSLKQLETYHAYLDDLTKEKERRHDEFVSVKKEIIARMDDLEQSPETSFEMDVMCEDEDAFCLSNDNIAALKQLLSQLQERKTEIELRCSALRTKIQELWKRLQIPQEEREAFSEHMVKSKKKNIEALQVEVQRLEVLKMQSMKSVIEAIRAEIVLLWARCFYSQEQQQAFVPYHDDDFTEELLNLHEAEVKTLKTYYEDHKELFEGVTKWQENWTLYLELDRKANDPARFNNRGGNLLKEEKQRSDLQKSLPKLEKSLKAQIDAWEQEHGKEFLVNGQKFLEYVQQQWDHHHSEKEKEKLERQLKKTKQTQEDMLYGTAVRTPSKRRIAGTPTPGKVRKLIGTSTISTPNSFLSSGLGGTMCQSSIQKPPLSASKGFGLRTPGHGKTPRALDRNKENISHLNRNTPSGALRSQDTQDHTFTFNSIAASYSDFARDLSKAAKSNVKSGLLNSTVSHH
- the spi1a gene encoding transcription factor PU.1a; translation: MMDGYVMSSPSQEIIPNEPENYRPPAELYPYLTNVGEIYEDHRWTFHSERVQPSDFENSPVNHLTELQSVSPQQLIQPYRYSSESLPLHLEPPLAPLSVSPQIPYYNPSLCYQYQPSASPGHYYSEEEQRGISPPLEVSEGEDEFEDHNHSSFRKDINNKKKIRLYQFLLDLLRNGDMSDSIWWVDQDKGIFQFSTKHKEALASHWGIQKGNRKKMTYQKMARALRNYGKTGEIKKVKKKLTYQFSEEVLRNLYLRQYSH
- the tmem276a gene encoding transmembrane protein 178B — encoded protein: MAAMRTLTVAGLFLAFCALGLIAVAISTDYWYETDARRHRERCKNYSNKRNDPGYIYISNNNLPLRMLPKEKNVERKGSSVSGEMLLRAKRHFLPPAPAMESLCSRQFNSTITGLWRKCHREGFDLETEDLIFKGLVPRCTPIKYYYSSSALPRNLPINLTKTIRQDEWHALHLQRMTASFIGMAISIILFGWIIGVLGCCKEHDLMQYVAGLLFLMGGTCCIISLCTCVAGINFELSRYPRYMFGIPEDISHGYGWSMFCAWGGLGLTLLAGFLCTLAPSLYPPHTPVVHKPRQENGCV